The Buchnera aphidicola str. APS (Acyrthosiphon pisum) genome has a segment encoding these proteins:
- the flgF gene encoding flagellar basal-body rod protein FlgF, translating to MENSIYKSMIAANQLLEKQSIISNNLANISTTGFKEKFIFAIQNHNVKNLYNSDKKITKEYYNLSPGILRYTGRNLDLFIKDDGWLTVKDTNGQEAYTKNGHLKINSKRKLTIQDNEVIGNNCNIIIPKNIILKILSNGVITSVKNKHKHIVETKIGSLKLVQLPSQDLIQNENGLFYLKKNNEINKKHTNTIKHSKKIRVQSGMLEESNVNASKNMIEMISNARQFEMQMKMISMCDQNAEYANQLININN from the coding sequence ATGGAGAATTCAATATATAAATCTATGATTGCAGCAAATCAATTATTAGAGAAACAAAGTATTATTTCTAATAATTTAGCTAATATTTCAACCACTGGTTTTAAAGAAAAATTTATTTTTGCAATACAAAATCATAATGTAAAAAATTTATATAATAGTGATAAAAAAATTACAAAAGAATATTATAATCTTTCTCCAGGAATATTACGCTATACAGGAAGAAATTTAGATTTATTTATTAAAGATGATGGTTGGTTAACAGTTAAAGACACAAACGGTCAAGAAGCATATACAAAAAATGGCCACTTAAAAATAAACTCAAAAAGAAAACTGACAATTCAAGACAATGAAGTAATAGGAAATAATTGCAATATAATTATACCAAAAAATATCATTTTAAAAATTTTATCTAATGGAGTAATTACTTCAGTAAAAAACAAGCACAAACATATTGTTGAAACTAAAATAGGATCATTAAAATTAGTACAGCTCCCTTCACAAGATCTAATTCAAAACGAAAATGGATTATTTTATCTGAAAAAAAATAATGAAATTAACAAAAAACATACTAATACTATCAAACATAGCAAAAAAATACGCGTACAATCAGGAATGTTAGAAGAAAGTAATGTAAATGCTTCTAAAAATATGATAGAAATGATATCAAATGCTAGACAGTTTGAAATGCAAATGAAAATGATATCTATGTGCGATCAAAACGCAGAATACGCAAATCAACTCATTAACATTAACAATTGA
- the flgG gene encoding flagellar basal-body rod protein FlgG translates to MIPSLWISKTGLDAQQINMNIISNNLANVSTNGFKRSRAVFEDLMYQTIREAGTNSSLETTLPSGLQLGTGVRPVSTERIHTQGNLSKTDASKDVAINGSGFFQVQLPDGNIAYTRDGSFQLDQNGQLVTNSGFPIIPEINIPSNSTNINIARDGVISVVVQGQTQPVLLGQLNLINFVNNSGLESLGENLYQETQASGSPIETTPGLNGTGVLYQGYVETSNVNVAEELVNMIQTQRAYEINSKSISTSDQMLQKLSQL, encoded by the coding sequence ATGATTCCTTCTTTATGGATTTCTAAAACTGGTCTTGATGCTCAACAAATTAATATGAATATTATTTCTAATAATTTAGCAAATGTTAGTACTAATGGATTTAAACGATCTAGAGCGGTTTTTGAAGATTTAATGTATCAAACGATACGAGAAGCAGGAACAAATTCCTCACTTGAAACAACTTTACCGTCAGGATTGCAATTAGGTACTGGAGTAAGACCGGTATCTACCGAAAGAATTCATACTCAGGGTAATCTTTCAAAAACAGATGCTTCAAAAGATGTTGCTATTAATGGATCAGGATTTTTTCAAGTACAATTGCCAGATGGAAATATAGCATATACAAGAGATGGCTCTTTTCAATTAGATCAAAATGGTCAATTAGTGACTAATAGTGGTTTTCCTATTATACCTGAAATTAATATTCCTTCTAATTCTACAAATATTAATATAGCAAGAGATGGTGTTATTAGTGTTGTCGTTCAAGGACAAACACAACCTGTTTTACTCGGCCAGTTAAATTTAATTAATTTTGTTAACAATTCTGGATTAGAAAGTTTAGGTGAGAATTTATATCAAGAAACTCAAGCATCTGGCTCTCCAATTGAAACTACTCCGGGTTTAAATGGAACAGGAGTGCTTTATCAAGGATATGTTGAAACTTCAAATGTCAATGTAGCTGAAGAATTAGTGAATATGATTCAAACTCAAAGAGCATATGAAATAAATAGTAAATCTATTAGCACATCAGACCAAATGTTACAAAAACTATCGCAATTATAA
- a CDS encoding flagellar basal body L-ring protein FlgH, which yields MIKLFICQKKYYLTAIFLLTIQSCASVEYKPLVTGATTAIAPNIWPKVVNGSLFQEKIPINYGYQPLFEDHRPHNIGDTITVVLQENISASNSSISNMSRDGSANFGLKIAPGQLNNILGVNFQDNTTSLDSFGRNNFSGKGSNSANNKFTGLITVTVKRVLPNGNLKVIGEKQVSINKGTEFIRFSGVINPTNINKNNFISSTQIADARIEYLSHGGLDDVQKMGWLQKLLLKISPI from the coding sequence GTGATAAAGTTATTTATTTGTCAAAAAAAATACTATTTAACTGCTATTTTTTTATTAACAATTCAGAGTTGCGCCAGCGTTGAATATAAACCTTTAGTAACAGGCGCTACAACTGCTATAGCACCTAATATATGGCCTAAAGTCGTTAATGGTTCTTTGTTTCAGGAAAAAATACCCATCAATTATGGTTATCAACCATTATTTGAAGATCATCGTCCACATAATATTGGTGATACGATCACTGTTGTATTACAAGAAAATATCAGTGCAAGTAATAGTTCTATTTCAAATATGAGTAGAGATGGAAGCGCTAACTTCGGCTTAAAAATCGCACCTGGACAATTAAATAATATATTAGGTGTTAATTTTCAAGACAATACAACTAGTTTAGATAGTTTTGGAAGAAATAATTTTTCTGGAAAGGGTAGTAATTCAGCTAACAATAAATTTACTGGTCTTATCACTGTTACTGTAAAAAGAGTACTTCCAAATGGAAATTTAAAAGTTATCGGAGAAAAACAAGTTTCTATTAACAAGGGTACAGAATTTATTCGTTTTTCTGGTGTAATAAACCCTACTAATATTAACAAAAATAATTTTATTTCATCCACTCAAATAGCTGATGCACGTATTGAATATTTAAGTCATGGTGGTCTTGACGATGTTCAAAAAATGGGTTGGTTGCAAAAATTATTATTAAAAATTTCTCCTATATAG
- a CDS encoding flagellar basal body P-ring protein FlgI — MTLLKRQINKGFFMSKKILFLIKVIVFIFTTFSLPLYAEKIRDLTSIQGIRDNPLIGYGLIVGLDGTGDQSTQAPFTNQSLKNMLSQLGVSIPSNTNMNTKNVAAVIVTANLPPFSHAGEKIDVVVSSMGNARSLKGGTLLMTPLKGANNQIYAIAQGNILVSEKNNKKSKIHNFYSNQVNSGKIHHGATIEREIDNNFGKQKTINLQLNQENFSTAQRISDMINTKYPDTATPINSKTVQLNTSANNDVQVHMLSNIQDIDISLPSQEAKVVVNSRTGSIVINQSVRLGSCVVSNGNMSIIVHQIKNKKRDLYFLKSFNKNIKKDQSIEDMADKNYMNDIATNKENLHNIVRALNKLGTKPDELMSILQLMKSAGCLNAKLEIV; from the coding sequence ATGACACTTTTAAAAAGACAGATTAATAAAGGTTTTTTTATGTCCAAAAAAATATTATTTTTGATAAAAGTAATTGTTTTTATTTTCACAACCTTTTCGTTACCTTTGTATGCTGAAAAAATACGTGATTTAACTAGTATTCAAGGGATTAGAGATAATCCACTTATCGGTTATGGTTTAATTGTTGGATTGGATGGCACAGGCGACCAATCAACGCAAGCTCCATTTACTAATCAATCATTAAAGAATATGTTATCACAATTAGGTGTAAGTATTCCTTCAAACACTAATATGAACACAAAAAATGTAGCAGCAGTAATTGTAACGGCAAATCTTCCGCCATTCAGTCATGCAGGAGAAAAAATAGATGTAGTAGTATCATCTATGGGAAATGCTAGAAGTCTTAAAGGAGGTACACTTTTAATGACTCCTCTAAAAGGCGCTAATAATCAAATTTATGCTATTGCTCAAGGTAATATATTAGTATCTGAAAAAAATAACAAAAAAAGTAAAATTCATAATTTTTATTCAAATCAAGTAAATTCTGGGAAAATTCATCACGGTGCAACAATTGAACGAGAAATAGATAATAATTTTGGAAAACAAAAAACAATCAACTTACAGTTAAATCAAGAAAACTTTAGTACAGCGCAGCGTATTAGCGATATGATTAATACAAAATATCCAGATACAGCTACTCCTATTAATTCTAAAACAGTACAATTAAATACTTCAGCTAATAATGATGTACAAGTACACATGCTTTCCAATATTCAAGATATAGATATTTCACTTCCATCACAAGAAGCTAAAGTTGTAGTTAATTCTCGTACTGGTTCTATTGTTATTAATCAATCAGTCAGATTAGGTTCATGTGTAGTTTCAAATGGAAACATGTCTATAATAGTACATCAAATAAAAAATAAAAAAAGAGATTTATATTTTTTGAAATCATTTAATAAAAATATAAAAAAAGATCAATCTATAGAAGATATGGCTGATAAGAATTATATGAATGATATTGCTACTAATAAAGAAAATTTGCATAATATAGTTAGAGCTTTAAATAAATTAGGTACTAAACCTGATGAATTAATGTCTATTTTACAATTAATGAAAAGTGCTGGTTGTCTTAACGCAAAACTGGAAATTGTTTAA
- a CDS encoding rod-binding protein, translating to MNDNLLLSNISDYNVQFINELKYQVRINPKKHALQTAKEVEGVFIQVLLKSMRSSLLKDNLLDNNQSRLYTDIYDQQLSQEISKKGIGLTDIILKQIEK from the coding sequence ATGAATGATAATTTATTGTTATCTAATATATCAGATTATAACGTACAATTTATTAATGAACTTAAATACCAAGTTCGTATTAATCCAAAAAAACATGCATTGCAAACTGCAAAAGAAGTAGAAGGAGTATTTATTCAAGTATTACTTAAAAGTATGAGAAGTTCTTTGTTGAAAGATAACTTATTAGATAATAATCAAAGTCGTCTCTATACTGATATTTATGACCAACAATTATCTCAAGAAATAAGTAAAAAAGGAATAGGATTAACTGATATTATTTTAAAACAAATTGAAAAATAA
- a CDS encoding flagellar hook-associated protein FlgK, with protein MSDILNSAISGMNAMKIMIDNTIDKINHPNNKTLGKRVVIENTVQNENKNSTVKVKEIYDNYNDFILEEKRKTNAEVQDEQTKIEQLLKLEDLLCEKSNIFSQLLNDYYAQIEEDIVLAKKNVFNENIQKKLSNIVFAIKDFDKKLKFLEKDIKDSVINNLKKVNSLIDEIHDLTIDIRCFPVLKFPNRVDGLIEQRDRLVDELNGLIGIKVIKDHDNYKLNLNNGISIIDNNKKQNLIALTSTSDERYISVGYVDTNDKVAKKIEDMIPTATLGALLKFRREELTNTRNKIGQLIINFADSINSYHAIGYDMFGHLGRQIFNISQPEVIASSSNRSSSKVSAKWLVISDAKNTNYVIYFKDKNFIVTRLSDHSTIQPKVHVENNKTLFTFDGIECSIEGENADNDIYMIKPYSKTLEELELLIKPNEPFAYSSTDDLNNPNRNNAIIINKFYNNVLVDHKETLDQAYQKFSQSISHKCNALEEEVPFKRNMIGILENKKMSISNDMEQEYAELNYEQECYLANVKVLQTAENILNEIIERYS; from the coding sequence ATGAGTGATATATTAAATTCCGCTATTTCTGGTATGAATGCAATGAAGATTATGATTGATAATACCATAGATAAAATTAATCATCCTAATAATAAAACATTAGGAAAACGTGTTGTTATAGAAAATACTGTACAAAATGAAAATAAAAACAGTACAGTAAAAGTAAAAGAAATATATGATAATTATAATGATTTTATTTTAGAAGAAAAAAGAAAAACTAACGCAGAAGTTCAAGATGAACAAACTAAAATCGAACAGCTATTAAAACTAGAAGATTTATTATGTGAAAAATCTAATATTTTCAGTCAACTACTTAATGACTACTATGCACAAATAGAAGAAGATATTGTTTTAGCTAAAAAAAATGTTTTTAATGAAAACATACAGAAGAAATTAAGCAACATAGTTTTTGCCATAAAAGATTTTGATAAGAAATTAAAATTTTTAGAAAAAGACATAAAAGATTCAGTTATCAATAATTTAAAAAAAGTTAATTCTTTAATTGATGAAATTCATGATTTAACTATAGATATTAGATGTTTTCCTGTTTTAAAATTTCCTAATAGAGTTGATGGTCTTATCGAACAACGAGATCGTCTGGTAGACGAATTAAATGGTTTAATTGGAATTAAAGTTATTAAAGATCATGATAATTATAAACTTAATCTAAATAATGGTATATCTATTATAGACAATAATAAAAAACAAAATTTAATTGCATTAACATCTACATCAGATGAAAGATATATAAGTGTAGGATATGTTGATACTAACGACAAAGTAGCAAAAAAAATAGAAGATATGATTCCGACTGCCACCTTAGGAGCTCTTCTTAAATTTCGTAGAGAAGAGCTAACAAATACAAGAAATAAAATCGGACAGTTAATAATTAATTTTGCTGATAGTATTAACTCCTATCATGCAATAGGATATGATATGTTCGGACACCTAGGTAGACAAATTTTTAACATTAGTCAACCAGAAGTAATAGCTAGTTCAAGTAATCGTTCATCTTCTAAAGTATCTGCAAAATGGCTTGTTATTAGCGATGCTAAAAATACGAATTATGTTATATATTTTAAAGATAAAAATTTTATAGTAACAAGATTATCAGATCATAGTACGATTCAACCTAAAGTACATGTAGAAAATAATAAAACGTTATTTACCTTTGATGGAATTGAATGTTCTATAGAAGGTGAAAATGCTGATAATGATATTTATATGATCAAACCCTATTCTAAAACTTTAGAAGAATTAGAATTATTAATTAAGCCAAATGAACCGTTTGCATATTCTTCCACAGATGATCTCAATAATCCAAATAGAAATAATGCTATAATAATAAACAAATTTTATAATAATGTTCTTGTTGATCATAAAGAAACACTTGATCAAGCTTATCAGAAATTTTCTCAGTCCATATCTCATAAATGTAATGCATTAGAAGAAGAAGTACCCTTTAAAAGAAATATGATTGGAATACTTGAAAATAAAAAGATGTCTATATCTAATGACATGGAACAAGAATATGCAGAATTAAACTATGAACAAGAGTGCTATCTTGCAAACGTTAAAGTACTTCAAACGGCAGAAAATATTTTAAATGAAATAATAGAACGTTATAGCTAA
- the rne gene encoding ribonuclease E, protein MKRMLINATQQEELRVALVDGQRLYDLDIEHSGSEQKKSNIYKGKITRIEPSLEAAFVDYGEEKNGFLPLKEISKNYFPENHIETLGFNIKNVLQEGQEVIVQISKEERGTKGAALTTFISLAGSYLVLMPNSPKSGGISRRIEGNDRIALKELLTLLELPEEMSLIIRTAGAGKSIESLRWDLSLRLQHWKTIQIIAKSRTAPFLIHQESNIIVRAFRDYLRQDIGEILIDNPKILDLARKHITFLGRPDFVNKIKLYSGEVPLFSYFQIETQINSAFQRKVRLPSGGSIMVDSTEALTAIDINSSRSTSGTDIASTAFNTNLEAVDEISRQLRLRDLGGLIVIDFIDMSAISHQRAIENRLREIARDDRARIQIGQISRFGLLEMSRQRLSSSLGESSHHICPRCTGTGTIRDNESLSLSILRLIEEEALKENTYEVRAIVPVEIACYLLNEKRDAVHAIEKRQAGGKTIIVPSKKMKTPHYSVSRIRKSESKNYTRYGLSNIRQSKITSFLKKNLLKKKQKEILDVANFNFYDNCYNKIQEAQENILKKNNYNNILLKVLSNNRNFIFKMITWFKNSFFIKNMLITSDIFKKNTLKNTNNIFFKKKYSSLNKKNNNQKKRVILSKLFEANIENIPLKNKKLDTSSANYLYDNIERKKNITKKNDLIQKNIHENSYLKHVLMNRYNVINIINNNYIFYKIFNRTKIFKNQNTNNSFLKFSSVTSPIFIFSSVFSLELALGKVWIKYPIAILDETKKQKKLNRKQILHISSISETNTIVNKNNYSGIKKIKHETYSFKKYVKNNIQNQEVTQSQLIKRTKKRNVFILDKKNFLYKRTCNRKNKIHQSSAPITKISKQSDLNKKEKEFHYNLSMMKSSLRGKNSAGVHSATNFSNSPVSKLK, encoded by the coding sequence ATGAAAAGAATGTTAATTAATGCAACTCAGCAGGAAGAGTTGCGCGTAGCTCTTGTTGATGGTCAGCGTTTATATGATCTTGATATAGAGCATTCTGGATCAGAACAAAAAAAATCAAATATATATAAGGGAAAGATTACTCGTATAGAACCTAGTTTAGAAGCTGCTTTTGTAGATTATGGTGAAGAAAAAAATGGTTTTTTGCCGTTAAAAGAAATTTCTAAAAATTATTTTCCAGAAAATCATATTGAAACTTTAGGTTTTAATATCAAAAATGTTTTACAAGAAGGTCAAGAAGTTATTGTTCAAATTAGTAAAGAAGAACGAGGAACCAAAGGTGCAGCTTTAACAACTTTTATTAGTTTAGCTGGAAGTTATTTAGTTCTGATGCCGAATAGTCCTAAATCTGGTGGTATATCAAGAAGAATTGAAGGAAATGATAGGATAGCATTAAAAGAGTTATTGACGTTATTAGAACTACCTGAAGAAATGAGTTTAATTATTCGAACTGCAGGAGCCGGAAAATCTATCGAATCATTAAGATGGGATCTGTCTCTGAGATTACAACATTGGAAGACTATTCAAATAATAGCAAAAAGTCGGACTGCTCCATTTTTGATTCATCAAGAAAGTAATATTATTGTTCGTGCTTTTAGAGATTATTTACGTCAAGATATTGGAGAAATTTTAATCGATAATCCTAAAATATTAGATTTAGCCCGAAAACATATTACTTTTTTAGGTCGTCCAGATTTTGTAAATAAAATAAAGCTATATAGCGGAGAAGTTCCTTTGTTCAGTTATTTTCAAATTGAAACCCAAATCAATTCTGCTTTTCAAAGAAAAGTCAGATTACCTTCTGGTGGTTCAATTATGGTAGATAGCACTGAAGCTTTAACAGCTATTGACATCAATTCTTCTCGTTCTACAAGTGGAACTGATATTGCATCTACAGCATTTAATACTAATCTCGAGGCGGTAGATGAAATTTCCCGTCAATTACGACTACGAGATTTAGGCGGTTTAATAGTAATTGATTTCATAGATATGTCCGCTATTAGTCATCAGCGAGCCATTGAAAATAGATTACGTGAAATTGCACGGGACGATAGAGCGCGCATTCAAATTGGTCAAATTTCTCGTTTTGGTTTGTTGGAAATGTCTAGACAAAGATTGAGTTCGTCTCTAGGAGAATCTAGTCATCATATTTGTCCGAGATGTACAGGAACAGGGACTATCAGAGATAATGAATCTTTATCTTTGTCTATTTTACGTTTAATTGAAGAAGAAGCACTAAAAGAAAATACATATGAAGTACGTGCTATTGTACCAGTAGAAATAGCGTGTTATTTACTAAATGAAAAAAGAGATGCTGTTCATGCAATTGAGAAACGTCAGGCTGGTGGAAAAACTATAATTGTTCCTAGTAAAAAGATGAAAACTCCTCATTATTCTGTTTCTAGGATCAGAAAAAGTGAAAGTAAAAATTATACAAGATATGGGCTTTCTAATATTCGTCAGAGTAAAATTACAAGTTTCTTAAAAAAAAATCTCTTGAAAAAAAAACAGAAAGAAATTTTAGATGTTGCTAATTTTAATTTTTATGATAATTGTTATAATAAAATACAAGAAGCACAAGAAAATATTTTAAAAAAGAATAATTATAATAATATATTGTTAAAAGTTTTATCAAATAACAGAAATTTTATATTTAAAATGATCACTTGGTTTAAAAATTCTTTTTTTATTAAGAATATGTTGATTACAAGCGATATTTTTAAAAAGAATACTTTAAAAAATACGAATAATATTTTTTTTAAAAAAAAATATAGTTCTTTAAACAAAAAAAATAATAATCAAAAAAAAAGAGTGATTTTATCTAAACTGTTTGAAGCAAATATAGAAAATATACCTTTAAAAAACAAAAAATTAGATACATCTAGTGCAAATTATTTGTATGATAATATAGAAAGAAAAAAAAATATAACAAAAAAAAATGATTTGATACAGAAAAATATACATGAAAATTCTTACCTGAAGCATGTTTTAATGAATAGATATAATGTAATTAATATCATTAATAATAATTATATATTTTATAAAATATTTAACAGAACTAAAATTTTTAAAAATCAAAATACTAATAATAGCTTTTTAAAATTTTCTTCTGTTACATCTCCAATATTCATATTTTCTTCAGTATTTTCATTAGAATTAGCATTAGGAAAAGTTTGGATTAAATATCCAATTGCTATATTAGATGAAACAAAAAAACAAAAAAAATTAAATAGAAAACAAATATTGCATATATCTTCTATTTCCGAAACAAATACAATAGTTAATAAAAATAATTATTCTGGAATAAAAAAAATAAAACATGAAACATATTCATTTAAAAAATATGTAAAAAATAATATTCAAAATCAAGAAGTTACGCAATCTCAATTAATAAAGAGAACTAAAAAAAGAAATGTATTTATTTTAGATAAAAAAAATTTTCTTTATAAAAGAACATGTAATAGAAAAAATAAAATACATCAATCTAGTGCGCCAATAACAAAAATTTCTAAACAATCAGATTTAAATAAAAAAGAAAAAGAATTTCATTATAATTTATCAATGATGAAATCAAGTCTTAGAGGGAAAAATTCTGCAGGAGTACACTCTGCAACAAATTTTTCTAATTCACCTGTCTCAAAACTTAAATAA
- the rluC gene encoding 23S rRNA pseudouridine(955/2504/2580) synthase RluC produces MTHKILPISIIYINKEMLNQRIDNFMRSKFKSVPKSMIYRIIRTGKIRINKKRIKPHYKLKIGDILKIPPIKILCDIKNTFFPLNHSTNLLNRILYEDSHLLIINKPSGIAVHGGSGLNFGVIEYFRKLRPLNKFLELVHRIDRDTSGVLILAKKRTSLVSLHEQLREKKIKKEYIALVHGLWPDHIKKISEPLLKIQFKNKQKMVLIDKKGKPSETYFQIKKKFSSSTLLSIIPKTGRTHQIRVHALHAGHPIFFDKRYGKNDLDADIKNNHKINRLLLHSSGVHFIHPKNGNKIYIKAPLDIDFQNYLNTII; encoded by the coding sequence ATGACACATAAAATACTACCTATATCTATTATATACATTAATAAAGAAATGCTGAATCAACGCATCGATAATTTCATGCGTAGTAAGTTTAAAAGTGTACCTAAAAGTATGATTTATCGTATTATAAGAACAGGAAAAATTCGAATTAATAAAAAAAGAATCAAACCGCATTATAAATTAAAAATTGGAGATATACTGAAAATTCCACCAATAAAAATTTTATGCGATATAAAAAATACATTCTTTCCCTTGAATCATTCTACAAATTTACTTAATAGAATTTTATATGAAGATAGTCATTTATTAATTATTAACAAACCTTCAGGAATAGCAGTTCATGGTGGAAGCGGATTAAATTTTGGCGTTATAGAATATTTCCGAAAATTACGTCCGCTAAATAAATTTCTTGAACTTGTTCATCGTATTGATCGTGATACATCAGGTGTTTTAATATTAGCAAAGAAACGTACATCTTTAGTATCATTGCACGAACAGTTAAGAGAAAAAAAAATTAAAAAAGAATATATAGCATTAGTTCATGGATTATGGCCTGATCATATAAAAAAAATTTCAGAACCTCTATTAAAAATTCAATTTAAAAACAAACAAAAAATGGTTTTAATCGATAAAAAGGGTAAACCATCAGAAACTTATTTTCAAATTAAAAAAAAATTTTCTTCTTCTACGTTACTATCAATTATTCCAAAAACTGGTCGAACACATCAAATTCGCGTGCATGCTTTACATGCCGGTCATCCAATATTTTTTGATAAACGTTATGGTAAAAACGATCTAGATGCTGATATAAAAAATAATCATAAAATTAATAGGCTTTTACTTCATTCTTCTGGAGTTCATTTTATACATCCAAAAAATGGCAATAAAATTTATATAAAAGCACCGTTAGATATAGATTTTCAGAATTATTTAAATACTATAATATAG
- the rpmF gene encoding 50S ribosomal protein L32: protein MAVQKNKPTRSKRGMRRSHDSLTAPHLSIDKFSGETHIRHHITNNGYYKGKKVI from the coding sequence ATGGCAGTTCAAAAAAATAAACCTACTCGTTCTAAAAGAGGAATGAGACGATCTCATGACTCTTTGACAGCCCCTCATTTATCTATAGATAAATTTTCTGGAGAAACACATATCCGACACCATATTACTAATAATGGTTATTATAAAGGTAAAAAAGTTATTTAA
- a CDS encoding ACP S-malonyltransferase, translating to MTLFSMLFPGQGCQYIGMLSSFFYKNNKIFFNTFEEASEHIHLDLFKLIQEGPLLKLNQSKYAQVAILTSSVSIYRLWNNKNGKNPSFMSGHSLGEYSALVCSDAIQFSDALKIVFLRGQLMEKITINRPTLMQAIIGIDEKKVQSVCCLLKSKKKLFL from the coding sequence ATGACTTTATTTTCAATGTTATTTCCAGGACAAGGTTGTCAATATATAGGTATGCTATCTTCATTTTTTTACAAAAATAACAAGATTTTTTTCAATACTTTTGAAGAAGCGTCAGAACATATCCACCTTGATTTATTTAAATTAATACAAGAAGGACCTTTATTAAAATTGAATCAAAGCAAATATGCACAGGTAGCAATATTGACTTCATCTGTTTCAATCTATCGTTTATGGAATAATAAAAATGGAAAAAATCCATCATTTATGTCAGGACATAGCCTTGGTGAGTATTCTGCTCTAGTATGTTCTGATGCAATCCAATTTTCTGATGCATTAAAAATTGTTTTTTTGCGTGGTCAACTCATGGAAAAAATAACTATAAACAGACCGACTTTAATGCAGGCAATTATTGGTATCGATGAAAAAAAAGTACAAAGTGTGTGTTGTTTATTAAAATCAAAAAAAAAATTGTTTCTTTAG
- a CDS encoding ACP S-malonyltransferase translates to MLFIKIKKKIVSLASINSHNQIVISGDASAVYKASLKCKKLGAKYTFKLNVNIPAHSILMKPISQKLRKILKTITINPPKIPIINNVDVKSENTSKNIKNALIRQIYSTVMWKDIIEFIKTKKKYVMLEIGPNKILTNLNKKDKNLISFSTNNFKNFLIAFKKINKGKNEYQ, encoded by the coding sequence GTGTTGTTTATTAAAATCAAAAAAAAAATTGTTTCTTTAGCTAGTATAAATTCTCATAATCAAATTGTGATTTCAGGAGACGCATCCGCTGTATATAAAGCTAGTTTAAAATGTAAAAAATTAGGTGCTAAATATACATTTAAACTCAATGTCAACATACCTGCACATTCTATATTAATGAAACCAATATCTCAAAAACTAAGAAAAATATTAAAAACAATCACTATAAATCCACCAAAAATTCCAATTATAAATAATGTTGATGTAAAATCTGAAAATACTAGTAAAAATATTAAAAATGCATTAATTAGACAAATTTATAGTACTGTAATGTGGAAAGATATTATAGAATTTATAAAAACTAAAAAAAAATACGTAATGTTAGAAATTGGACCTAATAAAATACTAACTAATTTAAATAAAAAAGATAAAAATCTTATTTCATTTAGCACCAATAATTTTAAAAATTTTTTAATAGCATTCAAAAAAATTAACAAGGGAAAAAATGAATATCAATAG